The nucleotide sequence ATGCGGTCCATCATAAAAATCCACCTAGAAGAAGATAGATGGTGCGACATTATGGCAAGTTGTGTGGGTGACAATCTTTATTTATACCACCAACCTTTCCTCTCACTTTTCTTACACCAACAATTCTTCTTCAAAAAATTTCGTAAAGACCATGTCTGAATCCTGCATGCGTTTGCATTTTCTCTCGTTAATGTTGCTCTATTGTGTCTCCCCTTCAACGAGCGTCTTCACTTTCAAAGTCGATTCTAGTAGTTATGTTGCTTGTGGTCCCCATCAGACTCAAGCTCTCACTGAATTCATGAACGAGTTTAATAGCAGTCACTGCAACCTCAGTGATCCCTTAAATGGAGTCTGGTGCGATAACTCGACCGGTGCAGTCACAAAGCTACGACTCAGCAACTGTCTCAGTGGAACTCTAAAGCCCAACAGTAGCCTATTCAGGTTACATCATCTTCGTTACCTTTTTCTAAGTGGAAACAACTTCACCTCATCTACCCTTCCATTTGAATTTGGCAATCTCAACAGGTTAGAGATTTTAAATCTTTGCTATAACGGCTTCGTCGGCCAAGTTCCTTCCTCATTTAATAACCTAAGCCTTCTTTCATATTTAGAACTTTCCCAAAATGAGCTCACCGGTAGTTTCCCACTCATACGGAATCTAACAAAGCTCTCGGTTCTAAGCCTTCTTAATAATCATTTCTCCGGAACTCTAGATCCCAACAGTTGTAGCCTGTTTGAGTTGCACCACCTCAGTTACCTTGATCTAGGTTCCAACAACTTCAGTTCATCACTCCCTTCTGAATTTGGAAATCTCAGCAGGTTAGAGGTCTTGTCTCTTTCCGCCAATGACTTTTTCGGGAAAGTTCCTCCCACAATTAGTAACCTTACCTCGTTAACCGAATTATACCTTCAAAACAACCAGCTCACTGGTAGTTTCCCACTGGTACAAAATCTTACCATGCTTGTTGTTCTAAATCTTGGTGGTAACCACTTCTCTGGAACCATTCCTTCTTCTCTCACCACTATGCCTGTCTTATCATATCTCGATCTGAGAGTAAATGATCTCACCGGGTCTATTGAGTTTCCTAACTCCTCTACCCCATCTAGGCTCGAGTACTTATACCTTGGGAATAACCATTTTGAAGGAAAAATCATAGAGCCTATCTCAAAACTCATCAACCTCACACATCTAGACCTATCTTTCCTTAACACAAGCTATCCAGTTGACTTCAGACTCTTCTCCTCACTAAAATCTTTGCTGCACCTTGATCTTTCCGGTAATAGTATATCTCCAGAGAGTTTAGGTTCAAAGTCAGACATCCCAATAGACTTGGAGATTTTGTTGTTACGACGTTGCGGCATCAAAGAGTTCCCAAACATCTTAAAGAACCTTGAGAAGTTGGAGAATATAGACATTTCAGGAAATATAATCAAAGGGAAAGTCCCTGAGTGGTTATGGAAGCTTCCTCGTCTAAACACAGTGTTTCTTTCAAATAATTCGTTTAATGGTTTCCAAGGTCCAGTGGATGTTTTGGTAAATTCATCGGTGAAGACTTTGTTTCTGGAGCAGAACTATTTTGAAGGAGCAATTCCTCTCCTACCACTCTTTATAACAGACTTCTCTGCGTTGGACAACAGATTCACAGGGAGAATACCTCTTTCAGTTTGCAACTATAGGTCTCTGATGCTTTTGAGGCTACCTTACAACAAACTCACGGGTCCAATTCCTCAATGCTTGAGTAACTTGACGTTTGTGAATCTACGGAAGAACAACTTGGAAGGAAGTATTCCTGACGCCTTTTATAAGAGTTCTTCTCTACGATCACTCGATGTTGGTTACAATCGACTAACCGGGAAACTTCCAAGATCTCTTCAGAATTGCTCATCTctagagtttctagtcgttgaccacAACCGAATCAAAGACAAGTTTCCCTTCTGGCTCAAGTCTTTACCAAATTTGAAAGTCCTTGTCCTCAGTTCAAACAGATTCCACGGCTCTATATCTCCTCCTCATGGTCAAGGTCTTCTCGGGTTTCCAGAGCTGCACATATTTGAGATATCTGATAATAAGTTTACTGGAAGTTTGCCACCAACATACTTTGTCGACTGGAAAGCAACCTATGAAGGTGGTAGTCTATATATGGTACACATAAAAGATACTTCCGGGAGACTGTACTATACATATACAGAAGCTATAGATTTGCAATACAAAGGTCTATCAATGGAGCAAGGGAAGGTCCTTAATTCCTACGCCACCATCGATTTCTCTGGGAATAGACTTGAAGGACAGATTCCTGAATCCACTGGTCTCTTGAAAGCGCTGATTGCACTCAACTTATCAAACAACGCATTCACAGGCCATATTCCTTTGTCACTGGCCAATCTGAGCAATCTTGAATCACTAGACCTATCAAGCAACCAACTCTCAGGGACTATTCCTAATGGACTTGGAAGCCTCTCGTTTTTGTCGTACATAAATGTGTCTCACAACCAACTCAAGGGTGAAATACCACAAGGAACACAGATTATTGGGCAACCTAAATCTTCATTTGAAGGGAATGCAGGCCTTTGTGGTCTTCCTCTCAAGGAGAATTGCTTTGTGACTAATGCTTCACCCACACAACCACCTAAgcaagaagacgaagacgaagtAGAAGTGTTGAACTGGAAAGCTGTAGTTATTGGGTATGGACCTGGACTGTTACTTGGATTGGTAATAGCACATGTCATGGCTTCATGCAAACCTAAGTGGCTGATCAAGATAATTGGTCCGAATAAGCGCAGATAATTGGTCCGAATAAGCATTTCCTTATGTTTGTTATATCATTATCTGATGCTTTGTTCTATTtcgctttttttttaataaatcgtGTAAAGTGTCTTACAAGGTTGTGGAGATTGTTGCTAGTGCTGATGCTCCTAAACGTTCTTACAAGGATCTCTTTGCTTCTGTTAAAGGACATTAACTTGAATCACAATGTAATGATGAGTCTCGTGCTCTTAAAACCTTTATTTCTCTTACTGTCTTGATTACGACAACAACAAACAGAGATACATAAAAGAACAACGAACAGATACATAAGCTTCTAACGCATAAACCGAGTTTTATTCAGTTCTTAAGAACCGGCTAATGGCGCTTGTTCCCGGTTGCTTGTTCCCATGAGTTCATGACGTGGTTGACTATTTCTTCAACCCCAAGCCCATGCTTCACCTGAAAATATTTTACCAATCAGATCTTTGTAAACACTAAAGCTCATTGGTTATATAAGTGATGAATCATATATTACCTGAGCAAAGACGAATGGACCTCCATCACGCATGCGTAACGCATCCCTTTCCATGACAGATAAGTCAGCTCCAACAGCTGCTGCGAGATCTGTCTTGTTTATCACCTTGCAGATGGAGAAACCGACAAGATCAGCTTACCACAAACTTGTAAGTAAAGAGTTTAAGCAACATAAGTTTACCAGAAGATCAGCTTGAGTGATGCCAGGACCGCCTTTACGTGGTATTTTATCACCAGCCGATACATCGATGATGTAGATGATATAGTCAGCCAGCTCTCTGCTGAAGTTAGCAGCCAAGTTATCTGCAAACACACAACACTGAATCCATTAAATCTCATTTGATCAGAAACAGAAACTTATGGAGCATAACTAGCACCGCACCTCCACCAGATTCACAAAGAAGCAAATCAGTCTTGAACAAGTTTGATAACTCCTCGAGAGGACCCAAGTTGATACTGATGTCTTCACGGATGGCTGCGTGTGGACATCCACCGGTTTCAACGGCTCTGATCCTTTCCTCAGGAAGAGCCCCATGCTTCACCAGAAACTCACCGTCCTCTTTTGTGAATATATCATTGGTCACCTACATCGTTTACAAGACCAAAGTCACATGTCTACTACTATACTCAGACCAAATGAAACAATCTTATGTCTggtaataataaataataatactcACAGCGGCAAGACTGTACTTGTCCCTCAAGACTCTACAAAGAGCAAGCATCAATGCTGTTTTCCTgagttaaccaaaaaaaaaacagaaaggttaACACTCCTTGTCTGAAAAAACATTATCTAGAGATTGGTCTTTGTTCTGTTCCCAAATCTAAATAAACCAAACAGTCAATATGATTTGTTTTAAGTAGAGAAAAGACAGTTACCCTGTGCCAACAGGACCGCCAATACCGACGGTGAAAGCTCTCTCGGAGAAGTTACGGTCGTTAAGAGGAGGAGCTCGGCGGCTGAAGTATCCAGGAGAGTAGATGGGTTCGTGTGAGTGCGGTGCGAGTCCATCGTGGCTATGGTACACCCTCCCGTCCGGTCCTACCCATGACGTGTCACCACCGCCGCCTTCTGGTTTCCTACTTGACAGAAACAGATAGATTAGTGGATGATAACACGAACAGATCGCAGAAAGAATCAAGGGAACACGAACTTGTGGCCTTGCTCGTGGTCGTGATGGTGATGATCATGGTCGTGTGACGCCATTTTCAAGAGACTTGGTTGCTGCGTTGACTTTCACTTTAGCTACTACGCGAGAGTGAATCTTGAACGCACGAAAGCAAATTCAAGAAGTAAGAAAGAACCTTATCTCCCAAAATGGTCGGAGATTCTCTATGTTCCCTCGGTGGTTGGAAAGACTAAAATAGCCCTGTCGGTGTCAAAAATTCCATTGTAGTGCTTACTGAATATTGTTTATTATAGAGAGTTTGTTTTAAATAAAGAGAActggtttttttttcaaaatcaagaAACAAGAACCACAAAATCCAGACGAAGTCGAGTATAGTTCCATGAATAAAGCTAAAACGttgataaacaaaaatatccttgaaattaaaaagacaaaacagCAGATAGCACAACTTCATCATGATTCTATCCCCAAACAAAAAGGTATGTGAAGTCGTCAATCAGAGACTCTTATCACATGAACAAGTTGGGTTTGGAGGCCTTGTAGGTGGTCTTGAGCTTCCTGGTAGGTGGTCTGACCTTGCGGAACACCAACGGGAACTTGATTTTGCTGTTGTGGAACTGCTTGGTGCTCTCCCTCTTGCAAAGCTTGGCCGGGACAGTGGCAGTCTTGATGATCTGAATGCAAGGGAACCTGACGCGGTGTCGTGACGCCATCTCGGTGTACATCTGCTCCACGGCTCCGTTCAAGGTGGTGTCACGGTACTCCTTGTACATGTTGTGGTATCCAGTCCTGCTCTGGTACCTCAACCAGATTCCAAAGTTCTTGATGGTTGTTGGGTTCTTCTCAAAGATCTACAAACATAATTCAATCAAGGATTATTACatcagtaaataaaaaataaagctttataaaaaactGATAAGAAAACATGATGTTTGTTTAATATTATTACTAAATCATATTGAACAAAGATAACACATTAAAGCTATGAACTTTGAGCTTCCCATAGTAAAACAATGTAAAAGTGCATGTGAGCTTAAGCGTTATAGATTACCAAAAGTAAAGATTAAACTAAGCATACAAACACAGTTGCTTTCAGGATAAGTTAGGTCATTTACTAATTTTAGCAAATGAAATGAGTATACTAAACACAAATACAATTACTTTCCGCCCAAGTTAGGTCATTTACTACATTTCCTAACACAATAACGAATCTATCACAACTTCATATCGTCCAGCGAGATTAGTATGTACCTCGTTGATGGCGAGCATCTGACCGTTGCTCTTCTTAACCTTCTTCAGCTTCCTCAAGAAATACCTAATCCAGATTACAAACTCATAGTTAATTAAGAGATAAATTAAACCAATAAAAGAGAATAAATTCAATAAGAGAGgcgataaaaaaaaagactaaccAGAACTTGGACTTGGCACGAACCTCGTTCGTGGCCCAAAGCTTCATCCTGTAGATCTTAGGCTGCACATCCTTCTCTGTCGGGAGAGCTCTTCCGACAACCTGGTACTGGTGAAACTgcaaaagaaagacaaaaagcCGCAGATTAGATTCAAACTAAGCTAAATGTTAGATACATCAAACAATGGAGAAAGGATCAAAGAGCTTTACCCTGAAAGCGCCCATTTTCGTCGGTGGAAAGCTAAACAAATGGAGACGGCTAGGGTTAGTGCCGTTTATAAACGAGCGTACGCGAAAACCCTAATAGCAAAACTGATATCTCAAAGCCCAATGGGCTGATAACTATAGATCATTTCTTAAACCCATCCAAATGATATATGTTTTTCTAATCTGTTGGAACTTTGgtccacatttttttttattcaaaatcagcttttataaaatattttgactctggaatacaaacaaaaataatcctGTGTAATACCACTAGGCCAGTCACATTATTATTAAACTAGATTTTTTTTCCAGTTGCTTTGTAATTTgtacaaaattaaaacatagtttatttaatttgacTAGATGATATTTTAAGGATGTGGTTGAAAGCTTAGTATATCATCAAAATCTGTCAACGTAGAAGTAATTGTTTGTTTGACAATGGTGCATGACTCTCTTACTAATTGTGCCgatcgagaaaaaaaaaacgttcaGAGTTTAATGTGTTAAACGATGTTGGTTGGATACAAGGAGGTTTGGATTGCTAAgaaatttgcattaaaaaatatctcACTACATTATATTGTATGATTACGCATATATGAAATTGTTACTTACGACTCATTTCAATATCCATGAGAAGTTATATACATATACTGCATTTTTCATTGTGGATTAGTCTGAACATTTCTATAGGTTCGGGATATATcgagtttaaaaaatattctcaaaGATGTTTACTTATATGTTCATATGAATATCACTTAACTCATATTGTATGAAATGTGAGTTCAAAATCCATCTCCGCTTTAATTATGACGGACATGGTGAAAAGATtgtggtcgtggtcgtggtcgtggtcaGGGTAGAATTGGAATAACTCTCAATCTGGAAGATTATCTATCATCGCAACAGTGAAACTTTTCTTTGtctgaaaatttattttcttctttttgcaaTCTTGTCAGCTTATACATAAATGCTGCCATTAAGTGTTTGATTGATATCGCTTGCCACCGTTATTTATCCTATTTCACCAAACTCATTAAAGTCACACTAAGAGGTCCTCTTGCTGGTTCAAAGCTAGCTGACATGCGATCAAGAGTTTTGCAAAGCAATCTTTGCCAAAAGTGTATATATGATGTCGAGTTCAAGTTTTCCGAAATAGATGTGAAATCAGTagaagaggaaaaagaggatatacaaattatcataattaatttacaaatatGTAGTTAATAATAGCATGTCACATGTTTATATATTCAGTCCGGTTGTAATTGTAGACAAGGCCTCTTGTATAGTATATTCCAACGATCTAGATGTGCAAAATATTATTGAATTTGCGAATTTGTTTTACTTCTAGTATGGATATGGTTTTGGCTTTCTATCGTATGTATTGTACAACCGGGATTTATGGTCTTTCCAAAAGAgagaataatataaaattgatttaaattttgaaaattgattACCCACATGAAACTCGTTATAAGTAGTCAACTACACTGATGcacaaaaaaatacatgaagAAACAAATGACATCTTACAAGTTACAAATTGTATAACATTCTAGGGTCACTTGCTTCCACAGACGCATAACTCGAACATTAATAAAACCACGCTCTCCGTCGACAAAAAGGCAAATTTAATAAAGGATACGGGGTGTTACAATAAAAAAGATACGTATTATCCGTGTATGATTATCTCTTATCTTTCCCCAAAGAAGCATGTGCATGACTACATGTAACTTGTTGTTCAAATCTTGTATGATTATCTCTTATCTTTCCCCAAATTTCCATATCCTACATTTTATATTCCATATCCATGATTGTCATGATCTTTATATAATGCTAAATCAAATCTTGTAATGatgatcaatatttttttcataatttcatgTTTGATAGTCTATTGTATATATTAGAAGATAACAATATCATTGTACAGTTTAGATACGCTATCTTCTAATAGTATATTATCATCTCTAACTAATGTTTTCATGTTGTATAATTTTGTCTTCTTCAGAAAAAAACTAATACCAATAAAAACTCTCGGGTCTGCCATTGGCATCATCTAAATTAACTATACATACTTTCCCACCTCACCCTtccccaaaaataaaaatagagacatgttttattatacaaaaaaactGAAATTCTTGCAGCCCAGTACTAAGTcatagagggagagagagagagagtacatTCGAGAGGATCAATCATAACAAATACGCTATATGTGAGGCGATTCAAAAAGGTAACAAAACACAAATAGATGATAAAAGACAAAttaatttttgtgtgtttatatgtattatatatttgatatttttcaaatttattgagaaatttaaagaatATGATCATTTGCAGTGGCGGATCTAGAAAGTTTTTTAATAGggatcaaaattttcaaacctACAAAAGAAGCATATTTAACCCTAGGTTTGAGGTTTTATGGGAGGCAAATTTATCCAATTTCTTTAAAATTCATTGTAATTTAGTaaagaaaaactttttttttaatctataggAGGCAGATGCCCCACCCTTGTTGGCTCTACATCCGccactaatcatttgcatatgttatgaataaataatgaaaagtaaataaaataaaaaaatatgatccATTGTTTCATCATATTTAAACATAGATTGGCTTTCTATTCTCCATATCTATGAATGCTTCCATAGATAGACATCAGCCATGTTCTTTTAGAAGTTGCTGCGACACACTCGGACGACTGCAAAATACAAAGGAAAATAAGGAAGTTGCCGCTGAGGGGGGAAGGTGGTTGTCGCTGAATAGATAATATGTACACTGTACAAGCCACTGTTTTTCAGCGATAAACAATTGTCTCAGGGTCACCATAATTGTTAACAGCGGCAGTCTCTCCAAATTCGTAGATGACAAACTACTCAGTGTTCACGGCATTTTTCTGTGTAGCTAGCTACCAAAAGCATTTTCAAAGTAAAATTCcattttttcaaaatgaaataaaattgaatatgaaattaaaatgttCTAATCATGATTAAGCAAGGACATGGAATAAGGGGGTGTGGGTTCAGGgcccaaacatttttttaataaaaataatgttaaaaaaatggtccaatttttttaaaaaataattagagaTAAAGGCCAAAAAAGTTGTTTATACATACAtgttaaaaaaaagacaaaaaaaatcccAATGACATGTAAATACCTTGAGTCGTTCCTGGTTCTAACCATATTTCATTTTCAACTTCATAATGAAataatgaacaaacaaaaaaatattcttttatttatgaGTGAGATTTGAAGTGGAACATATATATTCCTAATAAACTGTCTTTGTGTATTTTCCTTAATctcccaaaaatatatatttctcagAAGATAATGTTTCCTCGAGTAAACCAaatacagtatatatatatatataatgctaaCATTATTTAAATCAATTTGGCTGtgatatttcaaatcaaaatttattgtaaataaaatgTTGATACAATAAGCAACTTGTTTGAATTCCAACTCCCATTATTTGATTATAAAGTCAGTGTATTCATAGAATATTTCCAAATCTAgtagaaaaacaaataattctctatcccctatatattatttgagaagcattgcaatatttttttgtagccacatgtcatcactagaatgattcttagaatctttagagaaataagttggtccatctaaatatataataagctttttattaaactataataaatacattattaatgtgcttcattatttccttaaataagattacggaattgtctaatgtggctaaagtatatatatgacaattaatgattttgaataataaatatttgataaaaataaatgtgtattataattatagttgtttaattttaagctattaaaataaattagacaatcatagtaaccatataataaaaattaaaaaaattatttatatattatattttgaatttttaaaaacgagtataaattactaaaattgttaaaagtttcacattcaaattttgtgatctatgatttaaaatttttgttatgacatgatacaaataattaaaaaataatataagttgaaagtcttattgaataagtatcaaaaataaaagatatataaatatgtgtatcattttaaattaaactatatgtcatataaaaatacatgaataTCTTAATGGTGTTATGCTAAAATCTCAAGATAAAACTATGCGGGATgaacgttatatatatataccttcaCACTCATGACCAATAATAATTGAAATGACAGAGGAAATAACACATGTGTTAAGAATTAAACTAAGCTGGAAAAGGTGATTCAAAGATCGGCCATGTGCAAGTATAACAATTTACAAAGTCAACGACGGCAACTGTTACCAAGGATTAACATGAGTTTGCAAAGTTACAAGAAGTACaactaaacacacaaaaaatatatatggaaaAGTGAAGAGTGTGGATTCCATGTTATCCTATTATCATTTGTGTGGGGTTGCGATGGCTCTATTTGATTCCGAATCCAAAGCTAAGTTGTCAAATACGAATCTCACGAGATTCTCTTTAATGtcaatcatatattttatgtttgtttcagATGGCAGCACATCATGAATGTATTAATTTTGTTAAGAGTGTAATGaatttctatatatttaaattttttatttcaagttATTGGTTTACCATAACAAGCTTTAAATTCAAACTAAAGATATGTGTTTAGCATTCTCGTAACTTTAGTTTAGTGGAggtaaaaatgttataaaatggCATTAGGATCTCTTAAGATTACACCCGTTCTCTATCACATTTATAAAGCTAAAACAAAAGCTTTCATGCTTTTATGTTTAAGTAAGCTTCAGCTGctagttgatcaaaaaaaaaaaaaagcttcagCTGCTTTATGTGTTTTATATCctaatagatatataatatattttcatgtttgttaACAAACACAGCAGAAGTAGTTGGCTATTTACTTTACTTTAATTCCTTCTATTGTTTCTCTAATATCACTTTATAAGATTTTGATATgtaattgtattatatttttgtttcacaTTTCGATGTATGATATACATATCTCTCTTAATGTATAGAAGAATAGACACCTTCAAAGACTCCCATGTGGAAGCTCAACCATTCTGATGCTAACTACTGCTAGCGTTTGAAATAATGTGAGGTGTTACCTCTTTGTCCACCACAAGTATATTTTTGTCCATAGCTATTCATAATTAATCAAAAGGTGGTCCAGTTTTTCACCTTAGTGTTGTGAATATCTTTCATACATCTCTAGAGTGGAACATATGATATTTGCTAATTGCAgttatatttacataaactaAAGCAAAGCACCCAAACGACGAAAAAAATCAGTTTCTTTCTCCTCctattttcgtaaaaaataatgcaaaactcatttttaataaaatgttttccTAAACAATGCAACCAGTCACGGCCAAAAATGTAAAGACATTGAAATATCACTTTCAAAAGATCGTTTTCAATGTCAAGCTGCTTGCATACTTAATTTAATCATCTTTCTCTGCAATAATAATGGACCCCTATGGCCATTTTTGTGTGCAGGTGGTCCATTTCACATCACATGCCAATCAAGCTGATCATATGATAAGAAAtgctaaaattattttatcccctatatattaaaagagaagcattacaatatatttttgtagccacatgttatcaccacaatcattcttagaattcttaaaaaaaatatgttggtccatatacatatataataaactttttattaaactaaccataaattaatcataaatgttttacattgtttccttaaataaaaatcacagaattacctaatgtggctaaagtatatatgacaattaatgattttgaatgataaagatttgataaaaattagtttattctctatcattttttttaattttaacttattaaaataaattaaacaaccacattaactatataataaaaatttagattttttcctatatgttatattttgaatttttaaaaatgaatataaatgactaaagttgttaaaaatctcacattgaaatttttttgatccatggtttaaaatttatattataacaagatacaaatgattacgaaattacataagtaggaaatctcatttaataaatattatatatatatgtatattaatattttttaaaataaataaattatataccatataaaatacataagtattttaattttgaatttgctttgaatttttttcataaacattttgaacaattattaacaacttaatatttagattttaaactttccattgaatgtttttaaaattataaattactaaaactattaaacatcccacaaatgttttattgttatca is from Brassica napus cultivar Da-Ae chromosome A4, Da-Ae, whole genome shotgun sequence and encodes:
- the LOC106397302 gene encoding receptor like protein 24-like → MSESCMRLHFLSLMLLYCVSPSTSVFTFKVDSSSYVACGPHQTQALTEFMNEFNSSHCNLSDPLNGVWCDNSTGAVTKLRLSNCLSGTLKPNSSLFRLHHLRYLFLSGNNFTSSTLPFEFGNLNRLEILNLCYNGFVGQVPSSFNNLSLLSYLELSQNELTGSFPLIRNLTKLSVLSLLNNHFSGTLDPNSCSLFELHHLSYLDLGSNNFSSSLPSEFGNLSRLEVLSLSANDFFGKVPPTISNLTSLTELYLQNNQLTGSFPLVQNLTMLVVLNLGGNHFSGTIPSSLTTMPVLSYLDLRVNDLTGSIEFPNSSTPSRLEYLYLGNNHFEGKIIEPISKLINLTHLDLSFLNTSYPVDFRLFSSLKSLLHLDLSGNSISPESLGSKSDIPIDLEILLLRRCGIKEFPNILKNLEKLENIDISGNIIKGKVPEWLWKLPRLNTVFLSNNSFNGFQGPVDVLVNSSVKTLFLEQNYFEGAIPLLPLFITDFSALDNRFTGRIPLSVCNYRSLMLLRLPYNKLTGPIPQCLSNLTFVNLRKNNLEGSIPDAFYKSSSLRSLDVGYNRLTGKLPRSLQNCSSLEFLVVDHNRIKDKFPFWLKSLPNLKVLVLSSNRFHGSISPPHGQGLLGFPELHIFEISDNKFTGSLPPTYFVDWKATYEGGSLYMVHIKDTSGRLYYTYTEAIDLQYKGLSMEQGKVLNSYATIDFSGNRLEGQIPESTGLLKALIALNLSNNAFTGHIPLSLANLSNLESLDLSSNQLSGTIPNGLGSLSFLSYINVSHNQLKGEIPQGTQIIGQPKSSFEGNAGLCGLPLKENCFVTNASPTQPPKQEDEDEVEVLNWKAVVIGYGPGLLLGLVIAHVMASCKPKWLIKIIGPNKRR
- the LOC106432795 gene encoding urease accessory protein G produces the protein MASHDHDHHHHDHEQGHKKPEGGGGDTSWVGPDGRVYHSHDGLAPHSHEPIYSPGYFSRRAPPLNDRNFSERAFTVGIGGPVGTGKTALMLALCRVLRDKYSLAAVTNDIFTKEDGEFLVKHGALPEERIRAVETGGCPHAAIREDISINLGPLEELSNLFKTDLLLCESGGDNLAANFSRELADYIIYIIDVSAGDKIPRKGGPGITQADLLVINKTDLAAAVGADLSVMERDALRMRDGGPFVFAQVKHGLGVEEIVNHVMNSWEQATGNKRH
- the LOC125608300 gene encoding 60S ribosomal protein L18a-2, which codes for MGAFRFHQYQVVGRALPTEKDVQPKIYRMKLWATNEVRAKSKFWYFLRKLKKVKKSNGQMLAINEIFEKNPTTIKNFGIWLRYQSRTGYHNMYKEYRDTTLNGAVEQMYTEMASRHRVRFPCIQIIKTATVPAKLCKRESTKQFHNSKIKFPLVFRKVRPPTRKLKTTYKASKPNLFM